GGGAAACAAAAGAATGTTGCATCCCCAGCGTTCTGTTCTTTGGTCCTTAAAGCTTCCTTTATTTGATCCgacacaaaaacatcaaaaccatCAGGATGAAGAAAAGCAAACGGTCTTTTTGGAgaattttatgtttgttttctgcatttattcTTAAAGAGCCAAAGGCagattttcaccatgttttattttcttattgcTGATTTTGGATTCCTCGTTTAAAATCATCAACCCTTCGGCTGTAAACTGCAGACGTTTTCATCTGATCGTTTTTGAACTCAGGATTAAAATGAAAGACTGGAACACTGGAGCTAAAACTGAAGAGCACACGGCCCTTTAGACAGGCAGCCTCTTCTTTATTCAAATAACGAAGCTTCTTTCATAAATGTATTCATATTTAACTTTAGTATTGTTGTGTTATAGTTGTACTATTACCTCCAGTTCATAAGAAtattgttttcagtgttttttataaCTGAATGTTATCACGGCTTAGATTAAACGTTGTCAAACCAGACATCGGAGAATTCTTAGTGATGACCCCTGGGCTATAAcatcctctttcttcctctgtaTGGGACCTGGTGCAGGTCTGGGGAAAACAATGTTACATCCCCAGTGTTTCATTCTTTGACCCTCTTTTTTAATCCTGAACATAAAAtccatcagatgttttttttttttatctcatttttttgtttggctcAGAAAAGTTCGATCAAAGGATAAAAGAAGAGAACACTGGGGCTATAACATTCTATATCTGTCCTATGTCGGTGACCAGCAGCCTGTAGCCCAGTCCTCAGTTCTGGTGTAGAGTCCAGACTAAACCCTAGGTAGAGTCTAGTTCAGGTCTAACGTTGGCGTGTCATTGTTGGTCAGGTTGATCTGCTCTCGCAGAGATTTACGTCCAAACCAGCTGAAATATTGTCACTGCTTTAACCAATCAGAGAAAAGCATTTTAACCCAGTGTCTGTTCCAGCGCTGCCTCTGTCTACTGtcgctaacaggctaacggctAAAGTAACCTATGCTAACTGCCGTTAATCCTCAAACAGAGCCGAGCGTGGAGGAAAAGTAGAAGAATGTAATCCAGGTGGTTATTAAAGACTACAGCCCAAACCTGGAGCAACAACACTGACCTCTAGTGGTGAGATCACTGATAACATGAGCTGGTTTAACAGAGGAAGTGAGCCGCGCTCGTGAAATAGCAGTTACAGCCGCTAAATCCTCCGCTCAAAGTTATCCCGTCTCTCAGAACCATCGCCATGGCGACCAGATTTTACTTTAACCCTCAGAGGAGGAAGACTTCAGTCACAATCAGCCTCGAATGTTAGAAGAACTAAACAGTCTAAAGGAAGAACTAACCTTCAAACTGGACCAGGTCTAAGCTAACACACACCCAGAGCTGGTGCAGGTGAgggaaaagaatgttacatccccagtgttctgttctttgatcattcttttttatccaaacaaaaatgatgagaattttttttttctttatacaaagaaggagacaaaatcaaataaacGTGATTCTTCTTTGGGCtataacattcttttatttctcttgGTCGCCTggtgctggtgtgtgtgtgtgtgtgtgtgtgtgtgtgtgtgtgtgtgtgtgtgtgggtgtgtgtgtgtgtgtgtgtggggggggggggataaaaagacaaaacacatgatttttatttaaattagaCCTGATGAAGCTTGAAGAGGAGTGGCCTCAGACTGTTCTGTGGACGATCCCTTGCAGAGATCTTTCTCCTGGAGTTTATTCTCCATCATGAGGAGAACGTGAGCGTCTGAAGGTCAGACGTCTCTTCAGCTGGATTTGATTTAACTCTCCTGTGTTTTTGCAGTCAGGGGGTAAAGTAGGCCCTGGGTCGTCGTGGTGGATCTCATGTTCTCTGAATTTCAGCTCAGCAGGAGTAAAACGTCTGTTCAGAGTTTCTTCTAGTGTCGTCCTGAGATCAGAATGAAAGCAGGAAGTTTACAGAACATGTCTGAGCGCTGTAATGGTCTGTCAGGGTTTAGATGTTCTCTGTTTGGGTTCCTTTAAATCTAAGAAGTCTACCTGGTGGTAAAAACCTGTGAGAGGGCAGCAGAGGCTCCGGGGCTTTCTATGGGGGTAGAAACCctgaacatgaggcctaatgaGGTCTGCTAGGGGTGTCCCCACACCTGCGTACCTCTGTTCTGATGAACAGTAAGACCAGACGGTGGGAGGCTCCTGAACATGAGCCGTGTTTAGTTTAAACTCTGATTCAGCTCTACTCTGAGTTTATAgaacattttagtttaaaatgaacacaaatgatttttgtcactgtgctccaatctgcagttttcccagaatgcctatgggcattttactctttttttcaccatgagtgaagttgcccCTCGGTCCCTCCTGTGGCGGTGAGGGTGTGCTAACTATTATGGACTAGAGTAAACGGTTCAGTCTGTGTTAGCTGGAGTTTACCTGAGTTTACTTTACCTCAGAAATGTTTCCTGATATTTTCAGTCAGTTATCTCCAGTCTGTTAAAGCTGAGCGCTCGTCCTCATGGCACGTTCTGTCCTCGGCGTTTTAGCGGTAATATTTTACCCCACACTATCAAAAATTAGTTTTACTATCATAAAAATGTCTCATGATTATAAACTGATGTAAAAGAGTGCATCTGTCTGATCCTCTATGCAAACGTCCCTGCATGCTCGATGAAAGAACCCAGACCAGAACCATCAGGAGGACTTCAGCTGCTGGTTTTAGTGCTGCTGTGAACACGTCAGAAATATTTAAAGGGTTTGAAGCTTCCATTTTCTCAGTCTTTTGGAGATGAGTTTGTAGAAGACGtgattaaaaatgaacttttcacAACCTTTGAGTGGTCTGttcctttaaatgttaaactttGTTCAGCTCATCCTGATCCCCCAGCCCCTCACACCTAGACCTTGTACCTATGTGTCCTGTCCAGGGTAGGGTGTCCTGGTCCTGTTGGATGGAGGGTAGGGTGTCCTGGTCCTGTTGGATGGAGGGTAGGGTGTCCTGGTCCTGTTGGATGGAGGGTAGGGTGTCCTGGTCCTGTTGGATGGAGTGTAGGCTGTCCTGGTCCTGTTGGATGGAGGGTAGGGTGTCCTGGTCCTGTTGGATGGAGGGTAGGGTGTCCTGGTCCTGTTGGATGGAGGGTAGGGTGTCCTGGTCCTGTTGGATGGAGTGTAGGCTGTCCTGGTCCTGTTGGATGGAGGGTAGGGTGTCCTGGTCCTGTTGGATGGAGGGTAGGGTGTCCTGGTCCTGTTGGATGGAGGGTAGGGTGTCCTGGTCCTGTTGGATGGAGTGTAGGCTGTCCTGGTCCTGTTGGATGGAGTGTAGGCTGTCCTGGTCCTGTTGGATGGAGGGTAGGCTGTCCTGGTCCTGTTGAATGGAGGGTAGGGTGTCCTGGTCCTGTTGGATGGAGGGTAGGGTGTCCTGGTCCTGTTGGATGGAGGGTAGGGTGTCCTGGTCCTGTTGGATGGAGGGTAGGGTGTCCTGGTCCTGTTGGATGGAGGGTAGGGTGTCCTGGTCCTGTTGGATGGAGGGTAGGGTGTCCTGGTCCTGTTGGATGGAGGGTAGGGTGTCCTGGTCCTGGTTCCAGACTGTTTCATCATTTAAATTCTGTCAGTTTGATtctttaaaagttttcattaTCGTGTGTGTCATGGTTTTGGTTCCTCTAGTCTAGTTCATTCATAAATATAATGGCGGGCCTCCACTGGGGGGCGCtgcagagcttcaggggaggcgtggaaccataaaccaggaACAGGTGATCTGCTTTGTGAACCTCTGCATGGAGCTGAATGAACAGACTGATCagtttaaggcagtgatactcagcgtgaTCATTAGTGGCTCTTTGACGGCTTCATTTTGAATATTCCCCacgaaaaccttaaaaatgggAAACTTTTGTCCCCCTTtgtaccatttttgacacttttcatccatttaagcatccttttgtcatcAAACACcacctttttcctactttttgcctgtttttgccactcttggctgctttttctactctttttttgccttgtttttctacctgttactcattttttgtcccttctcACCCATCTTCTTTTTCTTAGACTGAGGCTCTCAgaggtgtttttcagcagtttggctctttggttggggaacgctgctttaaggattatcagagcagaataatcaggaaGTATCGGCGATAAATTCatgactgaaaccaaataactgatgacctgtaaagatgtttaagaacatgtgcagaccaaaatatcaacgatgtcaaaatgtgaaaaatatttaaaattagacataaatgtgtgaaaatgtggtttttaaaatctgaatctttGTGTGGGTGGGGGTTCACAGAGTAGGGGGGGCCTGGACCCATCCTCTCTCCGCTCAGCCTGTCCTCCGGGCCTCGTGGTGGCGCTGTTGGTTCAGCAGACATGCTACCGAACAGGAAGCTCTCTGGTTATTTCCGGTTCTTCTCCGCACGTTTTCCCTTCCGCGGTTTGAGAAACGACTTTCAGACGGTGGTGTCGGTCTGTGATCCTCGGTATTCATCATGAGTAAAGCTCACCCTCCAGAGCTGAAGAAGTGAGTCTGTGCGGGCTTTACTGTCATTAACTACCAGTGGTAGAAGAGGAGCTAACATGCTAACGCTAATATGTTAGTAGATGAAAGAGGCTAACATGCTAACGCTAATATGTTAGTAGATGAATGAGGCTAACATGCTAACGCTAATATGTTAGTAGATGAAAGAGGCTAACATGCTAACGCTAATATGTTAGTAGATGAATGAGGCTAACATGCTAACTCCATTGTTAGTAGATGAATGAGGCTAACATGCTAACTCCATTGTTAGTAGATGAATAAGGCTAACATGCTAACTCCATTGTTAGTAGATGAATAAGGCTAACATGCTAACGCTAATATGTTAGTAGATGAAAGAGGCTAACATGCTAACGCTAATATGTTAGTAGATGAAAGAGGCTAACATGCTAACGCTAATATGTTAGTAGATGAATGAGGCTAACATGCTAACGCTAATATGTTAGTAGATGAAAGAGGCTAACATGCTAACTCCATTGTTAGTAGATGAATAAGGCTAACATGCTAACTAATATGTTAGTAGATGAATGAGGCTAACATGCTAACGCCATTGTTAGTAGATGAATAAGGCTAACATGCTAACTCCATTGTTAGTAGATGAATAAGGCTAACATGCTAACTCCATTGTTAGTAGATGAATGAGGCTAACATGCTAACTCCATTGTTAGTAGATGAATAAGGCTAACATGCTAACTCCATTGTTAGTAGATGAATAAGGCTAACATGCTAACTCCATTGTTAGTAGATGAATAAGGCTAACATGCTAACTCCATTGTTAGTAGATGAATAAGGCTAACATGCTAACTCCATTGTTAGTAGATGAATAAGGCTAACATGCTAACTCCATTGTTAGTAGATGAATGAGGCTAACATGCTAACTCCATTGTTAGTAGATGAATAAGGCTAACATGCTAACTCCATTGTTAGTAGATGAATAAGGCTAACATGCTGAACCTTCATTCAAACATTTCCTGGCTGTCTAAGGGGGCTGGAGTGTGGTCGGACCATCAGGGCTAAATTCAGAGTTTGTGGGAAATGAAGTCAGATTTATTCATGAAGCGCCTTCAGGCGACAGCGGCCGCCACGCCGCTGTACTCAGAAACCACAACAGAGAAAACCATCAGAACGAAAGGAAACAGTGGAAGTATAAAGCCTGCAGGGTCTGTGGTCTGCATGAGCTGGTTTATGAAAGGCCGGGGAGGAGAAGTGAGTCTTTAGATCTAAAACCCTGCAGGGTCGGGGGCTCTGATAAGGATGGGGAGACTGCTCCAGAGTCTGGGGGGACCGCTGCAAAGGCCCTGTCACCTCTAGACTTCAGTCTGGTTTTGGGGACTTCCAGCAGCATCTGGTCAGAGGACCTTAGGGCTCTGGTTGGGTAATCAAACTGAGGACTGACGTGAAGACTGCTGTGTGGGTTTACTGGTTGTGGATTTAGTAAATACTGGTCCAGGTTTAACAGGTGGTCTACAGAGAGACTGTGATTAATGTGATGGTCCTGCTGGGGGGTTCTGAAGTCCAGGttctctgatagcagccttcagctggtctggggtctctcatcttccagagatcctctatggggttcaggccagaccagttggctggcccaTCAAACCCAGTAACACTAGGGTCAGTAAActagtttctggtagttctggtttcatggggggggggggggggtcaggaTCTCCATAGAACTTCATGAAGGGCTCTAAGATCTCCTGGCAGACTGCTGACTCTGGACTCTGGACTTGGTAAAGACCAGGGGACCAGCAGCAGTGAGCCAGTGACTGACCAGGAACAGTGACTGATCCTGAATGCTGATTGGTCGGTGGTTTCTTCTGTCCTGTAGTGAAGCTGAACGGAGGCAGACATGTGCAGGGCATCCTCCGAGGGTTTGACCCCTTCATGAACCTGGTGGTGGACGACTCTGTGGAGATGGGACCAGGAGGACAGCAGAACAGCATCGGCATGGTGGTCAGTATGGCGAGCGGCGTTCCCGAGGTCTGACAACAGCAGACCTTAAAGTCTCCAGTCTGCCGGTCTTTGTTTAGCACCGATCCCCCGCTGAGGTTATCCTGAGACACTCGGGCTCGCTGTCAATGTTGGAAAAGTGGGCGGAGCCAGGGTAGCTCCACCCACTCTTCCAACGTTGACAGCTAAGGTCTGATTACCAAAAAGACTGGAGAAGAGACTCTTTTTAACCCTGTTagtcattttttaaccctttctgtTACTAGAACCCTCTCTGCTGCTTTACCTCCATTTTGCTTcctttctcacatttttgccactttttccccacttacaggtgcatctcagaaaaatgagaatatcatgaaaagttcagTATTTTGGTCCctcttttctgaaaggtaaacccatatattatatagactcatcacacacagtgaaatatttcagcctttatttcttgaaatgttgatgattatggctacagataagaaaacccaaaattcagtctcagaaaatgagaatattccataagatcaataaaaaaggatattttcaacagaaatgtcaggcttctgaaaagtctgttcatttctatgcatcaATACTTGGTCTGGCCTCCttctgcatgaattac
This window of the Cheilinus undulatus linkage group 11, ASM1832078v1, whole genome shotgun sequence genome carries:
- the snrpg gene encoding small nuclear ribonucleoprotein G, with product VGGFFCPVVKLNGGRHVQGILRGFDPFMNLVVDDSVEMGPGGQQNSIGMVVIRGNSIIMLEALERV